Genomic window (Bacteroidota bacterium):
ACGAAGAAGCTGAGCACCTCGAACACCACATCTCGGAAGCGTTTGAGGACAAAATCGATAAAATGCTGGGATACCCAACCCACGATCCCCACGGCGACCCCATTCCTACACGCGACGGCCAGGTTGAAGCCCCCATCGACGACCAGCTCTGTGACGCGCAAACCGGACAGCAGCTCGAAGTTAAACGCGTATCCGACGCAGACCCTGAATTACTCCACTACCTGGAAGACCTGGGCCTCCTCCCCGGCGCCCGCGTTAAAATCCTGAAGAAGGAGCCGTTTGATGGGCCAATCGCTGTGCAAATTGATACTACCGAAAAAACGGTGGGCTTTGTTGTAGCGCAGAAAGTTTTTGTTGTGCCGGCGGAGTGAGGTCACCTTGACCTCTCGTTCGAGTTCTTTGATTCTCACTCGTTCATCACAGCTCGTTGTCTCCAATCCTTCTGATCTTGGAGCACCCATTTGCGTAGCATCTCTGGGGTACAACCAATCTTCTCTGCTATTCATGTAATCGTTGCCCACTGAGATCGGTAATCACGTTCATGTTCAATACCATCCGGACAGCCTGCTCTCGGACCTCAGGAGAATCCTATGTTTGTTTTTTCATAACTCCAAGTTCTCAAATTTTTTTGAGCCTCCGGCAAACTCGAGGCGCTTCACTATTGCAGTATGGAGAGAGATTTCTGATTTAAATGTACGCACAAAACAGTGAACTTCAAGATTTTCAAAAATGAACATGCAATGCTAATCATTGTCTTTACGTATCTGTATTGCTTCTTCTATCCAATCCTCAACGTGTTCTGCTATATAATTATAGACACCTTTACTAGTGGTTCTTGGCGGATCATAGTTTTCAGCAATTGTAGAAAGTCGTTTTCCTGTAGGGCCATGAGTTACGTAATACAGAGGATTTGCTCCTTTTGAACTCTGCTTATCATTACGATCAGTGATATTGTGTATATGTATTACCAGAACACCCATGCCATTATTCCAAGCCTCTTTGATCTCGTAATTAATCCATTTACGATTCGCAGTGTTGGAGCCTGTCAGAATCACAGCGCATGTTTTACCTTTCATTTGATTGGCAATCCATTCCTTTATTTTCTTTTCTCCATCCTTCGTAACAGATTCCCAATCATTATCAGATGCCGGCTTATTGCCTTCAATAGCTCCGATATTGCGTATTTTTGAAACTCTCCAACTATCCGGTATATAGTGAAAACTATAGAAGCATTTTCTAGCCATGGTTAGCCTACTTAATTCTAATAAGAAATGTCGTACGACAGATATGTAATTTTAAAAGCGACTATTGCAGAAATGTATATTGCTCTCTCCGCATATCTGATATTCAGAAGTCTATTGAATCACTTCACTAAAAGATATAGTGTAATCAAGGGAATTTGTAACAAAAACTCGAAGCAAGAGCGGTTGCCAAATATCTTGTAAACATGAAATATACGGTGGTATCCACTGTAAGCTATTTCTACAACGAGGATAGTTCAGCGTAAAACAGACGAGCAAAATCTACTTCTAGAAGAGAAGCTTCATCGAAACCACCAATCCGTTCCGCTAGTTGGCGCGCAGCACCACCGGTAGAAGGTACAGGTAATATCTTGCTGTTTGGATGATAGTGCTTAAATAAATCATACTCGACCTCAACTCCCTCCATACCCCCAATAAATACAGCTGCTTTTAGATCATGATGAGAAATCATTTCCTTTCGCATTAAAGATAAGCTTTCTTCACGTTCCCCTGGTACCGCATCAACCAATACGACGTTTCTAAAAAGTTTGTTTTCTTCTGGGAAAAAGCCTTCAAAGAATCGACTTTGATAAAGAACAACAGATTTTGAATATTCAATTTTCAGGTCTTTGCATATTGCCCAAATCATAGGTGTAATAGCAGGATGGCCTCCCCACACGATTTGTTGATCCCGAATCACTGCCATGACTAATTCTCGTACCGCACATTGAATCAAGAAAGGATCTGCAGTTTCATGATAATTACCTCGTCCGACTAGAGGAATGCTGGCAGATAGGAAAATAGCACTCATGATTGGACCTCCCAGCCGGCAAATTGCCAAGCTGCTTCAGTGATTTTGACCCAATGTACAGTTTTTATATAGCTACCCAACCAATCCAAATGCTTAAGCCAATTCGGATCAAGACCAATGTGATCATAGACTACTGCTGTTGATTGATTGACTGCATTCGTTGCTGCATCATATAAGCTTGATGATGTTGGAACACCGACAGTGGGGTACACTACAACATTTCTCTCATCTGGCAAACGGATGTGAATCGCTTTGTTCAATCCAACTCCAATAACATTCCCACCAATCTGTTCAATGGCTTGTCGAAGATTACTTACAAGATTCAGATTACGGACGGCATGACTTTGACTCCGTACCGCCTCTAGTTGCAAACATATCCGACTGATAGCCTCGTCCTTTAGTCGTCCCGTTTCAGTATCGACCTCTTCGGGCAAAAGCTCAGCCCGACTAGCTGTGGCTGTGCGTTTTGAGGGAGTACAATCAGGCCATCCAATCCGAAGAACCATAATGCCCTTGGCCAGTGCCCGTCCAAACTCGGCACTCGTCCATCGGCTGGCAAAGTAGTTTGGCGTATCGAGCATTACTAGAACATCAGAGTCGCACAGACGATGCCACATCACGGCCTGAAAATCCTCAGCCGGTGCGATTCCGTGTGTATCGAGAAAGACATCGAAAGATCGTGAAGAAAGTTCATCAAACAACTGTAGGGCGGCTTCCCGTGCTTCATCTCTACGATAGCTCAAGAAAACACGGCGTTGACGAGGTAGTAGGCCAGCGCATTCAAGCATAGCAGAAGCAATCCGTTGTGCTCCCTCAGAATCATATGCGAGACAA
Coding sequences:
- a CDS encoding metal-dependent transcriptional regulator, producing MLSQAVEDYLKTIYKLRGKEMVSTTDLARAMDVSSASVTNMVKRLDQMGLVEYQSYKGAKLTDAGCKIALEIIRHHRLLETYLKEIMGYSWAEIHEEAEHLEHHISEAFEDKIDKMLGYPTHDPHGDPIPTRDGQVEAPIDDQLCDAQTGQQLEVKRVSDADPELLHYLEDLGLLPGARVKILKKEPFDGPIAVQIDTTEKTVGFVVAQKVFVVPAE
- a CDS encoding toll/interleukin-1 receptor domain-containing protein; translated protein: CLAYDSEGAQRIASAMLECAGLLPRQRRVFLSYRRDEAREAALQLFDELSSRSFDVFLDTHGIAPAEDFQAVMWHRLCDSDVLVMLDTPNYFASRWTSAEFGRALAKGIMVLRIGWPDCTPSKRTATASRAELLPEEVDTETGRLKDEAISRICLQLEAVRSQSHAVRNLNLVSNLRQAIEQIGGNVIGVGLNKAIHIRLPDERNVVVYPTVGVPTSSSLYDAATNAVNQSTAVVYDHIGLDPNWLKHLDWLGSYIKTVHWVKITEAAWQFAGWEVQS
- a CDS encoding TIR domain-containing protein, with protein sequence MARKCFYSFHYIPDSWRVSKIRNIGAIEGNKPASDNDWESVTKDGEKKIKEWIANQMKGKTCAVILTGSNTANRKWINYEIKEAWNNGMGVLVIHIHNITDRNDKQSSKGANPLYYVTHGPTGKRLSTIAENYDPPRTTSKGVYNYIAEHVEDWIEEAIQIRKDND